Proteins from one Parasteatoda tepidariorum isolate YZ-2023 chromosome 4, CAS_Ptep_4.0, whole genome shotgun sequence genomic window:
- the LOC107436485 gene encoding uncharacterized protein isoform X2 gives MDFYLIAMAFIFVSRAADAGILGHSGVVFHVDKHGHWGGHSSHYDYRFYPEKSLLGYLMDHHHMVDNHNMVDDHHIDDDPYSLIPDHGYHGTSDPYFYYAGDHHTYH, from the coding sequence CTCATCGCAATGGCCTTCATTTTTGTATCGAGAGCTGCTGATGCCGGCATCTTAGGCCACAGTGGAGTGGTGTTTCATGTGGATAAACATGGTCATTGGGGAGGACATAGCTCTCACTATGACTACAGATTCTACCCCGAGAAGAGCCTTCTGGGATACCTCATGGATCATCACCACATGGTGGATAATCACAATATGGTGGATGATCACCATATCGATGATGATCCATATTCTCTCATTCCTGATCATGGTTACCATGGGACATCGGatccatatttttactatgCTGGAGATCATCACACTTACCACTGA
- the LOC107436485 gene encoding uncharacterized protein isoform X1: protein MFSLKICLLIAMAFIFVSRAADAGILGHSGVVFHVDKHGHWGGHSSHYDYRFYPEKSLLGYLMDHHHMVDNHNMVDDHHIDDDPYSLIPDHGYHGTSDPYFYYAGDHHTYH from the coding sequence CTCATCGCAATGGCCTTCATTTTTGTATCGAGAGCTGCTGATGCCGGCATCTTAGGCCACAGTGGAGTGGTGTTTCATGTGGATAAACATGGTCATTGGGGAGGACATAGCTCTCACTATGACTACAGATTCTACCCCGAGAAGAGCCTTCTGGGATACCTCATGGATCATCACCACATGGTGGATAATCACAATATGGTGGATGATCACCATATCGATGATGATCCATATTCTCTCATTCCTGATCATGGTTACCATGGGACATCGGatccatatttttactatgCTGGAGATCATCACACTTACCACTGA